One window of Microbacterium sp. Root61 genomic DNA carries:
- a CDS encoding ABC transporter ATP-binding protein/permease, which yields MTELTTAGPISQRPPDPPIGPTDTRTVQPLRRLLAKRPQVWACGVILVVVVLAVALAPWIAPHDPLAQNLTAILQGPSSTYPLGTDDLGRDVLSRLLYGGRTTLLGVVQAVVVFLVVGATAGLVAGMSRGMADGVLTRGAEVMLSIPSFIIILVVLTIIPGSMTTAMITVGILTSPLLMRVVRGNTRIIRNELYVRSARSMGLSETQVTVRHVLPRLGGPIIVQATIFAGAVIMVETGLGYLGFGERLPNPSWGNLVTTASENINRQPWLLIPTGGIIITVVLCLTLLGDGLRDAVAERWTGTMPTPRSLRKARKAAKRASAAKTQATTADADRVETGAAPILRVRGLTVVTDTPSGPLTLVEDVTFDVRAGETLCLVGESGSGKSITALSILGLTRGPRVTVGEIWVGDTEISHLPAGELAAVRGARFGYITQDPQPSLDPSVRVGDLLAQLVRLHTGVGVRSSRRRAIELIETVGIPEPETVARRYPHQLSGGMAQRIVIAAALSGNPDILIADEPTTALDVTVQAEILGLLHRLSQGSGELSLLLITHDWGVVADIADRVAVMYRGRVVEQAATTEVFSAPQHAFTRGMLDHEPDRQDRRARATESIESPLLVVDDLRVDYASRDAGGRRTTLHAVKGVTLSIARGRTLGLVGESGSGKSTVGSAIAGLVPVSGGSLLFGGEEIAHASKQRRRQLTSEIQVIFQDPYGSLNPVRTVGATLTEPLTRAHGLSAAQARERVRTTLERVGLDASAGARYPAQFSGGQRQRIAIARALVLEPKLIVCDEPVSALDLSIQAQVLDLLSELQRDLGVAYLFISHDLSVVRNFCDELAVMYRGEIVEAGETESVCADPTHPYTRSLLQAAPIADPALQRGRSLDTVRYTG from the coding sequence ATGACCGAGCTCACCACGGCAGGCCCGATCTCGCAGCGGCCGCCGGATCCGCCCATCGGCCCCACAGATACGCGCACGGTGCAGCCACTTCGGCGGCTGCTTGCCAAACGACCACAGGTTTGGGCGTGCGGCGTGATTCTGGTGGTGGTCGTGCTGGCGGTGGCGCTGGCGCCCTGGATCGCCCCGCACGACCCTCTGGCCCAGAACCTGACAGCGATCCTGCAGGGTCCGAGCAGCACGTATCCGCTGGGGACAGACGACCTCGGACGAGACGTCCTCTCCCGCCTGCTGTACGGCGGACGAACCACTCTGCTCGGTGTCGTGCAGGCAGTGGTCGTCTTTCTCGTGGTCGGAGCGACCGCGGGGCTCGTCGCCGGCATGTCACGGGGCATGGCCGACGGGGTCTTGACACGTGGAGCGGAAGTGATGCTCTCGATCCCGAGCTTCATCATCATCCTCGTGGTGCTCACCATCATTCCGGGCAGCATGACGACGGCGATGATCACGGTCGGCATTCTGACGAGTCCGTTGCTGATGCGCGTCGTCCGTGGGAACACCCGCATCATCCGAAATGAGCTCTACGTTCGCTCGGCGCGCTCGATGGGGCTGTCGGAGACGCAAGTGACCGTGCGTCATGTCCTGCCGCGATTGGGGGGCCCGATCATCGTCCAGGCGACGATCTTCGCCGGCGCGGTGATCATGGTCGAGACGGGACTGGGCTATCTCGGATTCGGGGAGCGGCTCCCCAATCCCAGTTGGGGAAACCTGGTGACCACGGCGAGCGAGAACATCAATCGTCAGCCGTGGCTACTCATCCCCACCGGGGGCATCATCATCACGGTCGTGCTGTGCCTGACTCTGCTCGGAGATGGTCTGCGCGATGCCGTCGCCGAGCGGTGGACCGGGACGATGCCGACCCCACGGTCTCTGCGGAAGGCCAGGAAGGCCGCCAAACGTGCGAGCGCCGCCAAAACACAAGCGACAACCGCTGATGCCGACCGCGTCGAAACGGGGGCGGCTCCGATCCTTCGGGTCCGAGGACTCACCGTCGTCACGGACACCCCGTCGGGACCGCTCACCCTCGTCGAGGACGTCACCTTCGACGTGCGCGCAGGGGAGACACTGTGCCTCGTCGGGGAGTCCGGATCGGGCAAGTCGATCACGGCACTCTCCATCCTCGGCCTCACACGCGGCCCGCGCGTCACAGTCGGTGAGATCTGGGTCGGCGATACGGAGATCTCGCATCTCCCTGCCGGCGAGCTCGCAGCCGTGCGCGGTGCTCGATTCGGCTACATCACGCAGGACCCGCAGCCTTCGCTGGACCCCTCGGTCCGGGTCGGTGATCTGCTCGCCCAACTTGTCCGACTACATACCGGCGTCGGCGTGCGCAGTTCACGTCGGCGTGCGATCGAACTGATTGAGACGGTCGGCATACCGGAGCCGGAGACCGTTGCGCGACGATATCCCCATCAGCTCTCCGGAGGGATGGCGCAGCGCATCGTCATTGCCGCGGCGCTGTCCGGAAATCCAGACATCCTGATCGCGGACGAGCCGACCACTGCTCTGGATGTCACGGTGCAGGCCGAGATCCTCGGGCTGCTGCACCGTCTCAGTCAGGGGTCGGGCGAGCTCTCCCTCCTCCTCATCACCCACGATTGGGGGGTGGTTGCCGATATCGCCGACCGCGTCGCCGTCATGTATCGCGGACGTGTGGTGGAGCAGGCCGCGACGACGGAGGTGTTCTCGGCGCCGCAGCACGCATTCACACGGGGAATGCTCGACCACGAGCCCGACCGCCAAGACCGAAGAGCGCGCGCGACGGAGTCCATCGAGAGCCCACTGCTGGTCGTGGACGATCTGCGTGTGGACTACGCGTCTCGTGACGCGGGGGGCCGCCGCACCACGCTCCACGCGGTCAAGGGCGTGACGCTGAGCATCGCACGCGGTCGCACCCTCGGATTGGTCGGCGAATCGGGGTCGGGGAAGTCGACCGTGGGTTCGGCGATCGCTGGTCTGGTGCCGGTCTCCGGCGGCAGCTTGCTGTTCGGAGGAGAGGAGATCGCCCACGCGAGCAAGCAGCGTCGGCGGCAGCTCACGAGCGAGATCCAGGTCATCTTCCAAGATCCTTACGGGTCGTTGAACCCGGTGCGGACCGTCGGTGCGACCCTGACGGAACCACTGACCCGCGCGCACGGACTGAGCGCTGCGCAGGCGAGGGAGCGTGTTCGCACCACTCTCGAGCGCGTCGGGCTCGACGCCTCGGCCGGCGCCAGATATCCCGCCCAGTTCTCCGGCGGCCAACGTCAGCGGATCGCGATCGCGCGCGCTCTCGTTCTCGAACCGAAGCTGATCGTCTGTGACGAACCGGTGAGCGCGCTGGACCTGTCGATACAGGCCCAGGTCCTCGATCTGCTCTCTGAACTGCAAAGGGACCTCGGCGTCGCTTATCTGTTCATCTCCCACGATCTGTCGGTCGTGCGCAACTTCTGCGATGAACTGGCGGTCATGTATCGCGGAGAGATCGTCGAAGCGGGAGAGACCGAGTCCGTGTGCGCGGACCCGACCCACCCGTACACGCGGTCACTTCTGCAGGCCGCCCCGATCGCCGACCCCGCGCTGCAGCGCGGCCGGTCGCTGGATACAGTGAGGTACACCGGATGA